One region of Rhodophyticola sp. CCM32 genomic DNA includes:
- a CDS encoding P-II family nitrogen regulator: MQTHKAKRVEIAIESVMESRLSDVLIEAGVTGFTILPVNGGSGRSGRWSREGQVSRAGGMVSFVCIIRPEKLDDLLEAAFSVVERHIGVVSVVDCEVLRAERF, encoded by the coding sequence ATGCAGACCCACAAGGCCAAACGTGTGGAAATCGCCATTGAATCGGTGATGGAAAGCCGATTATCCGACGTGCTGATTGAGGCCGGTGTGACCGGGTTCACGATTTTGCCGGTCAATGGCGGTTCGGGCCGGTCGGGCCGGTGGAGCCGTGAGGGTCAGGTCAGCCGCGCGGGCGGGATGGTCAGCTTTGTCTGCATCATCCGGCCTGAAAAGCTTGATGACCTGCTGGAAGCCGCCTTCAGCGTGGTTGAACGCCATATCGGTGTTGTCAGCGTGGTCGATTGCGAGGTGCTGCGCGCCGAGCGGTTCTGA
- a CDS encoding sodium-dependent bicarbonate transport family permease — MGGILTLAADNLISPIILFFALGMAAAFARSDLSVPEAVAKGMSLYLLFAIGFKGGASVATHGLDATLVLSLFAGAILSFVIPFLAFGMLRMMTGLGVTDAAAVAGHYGSISIVTFVAASSVITSIGLTSEGYMVAVAAMMEAPAILSALWLIARFGKAGQGGMTPGLIREILLNGSIVLLIGSFLIGLITGQEGLDLIASFIVAPFQGVLCLFLLDMGLVAGRGLRQAKGVLRLPLFLFGMLMPLIGSMFGLAAGLLIGLSTGGVLLFMTLSASASYIAVPAAMRVALPEANPSIYLTLSLGVTFPFNLTIGIPIYLAIARAVTGG; from the coding sequence ATGGGCGGAATACTGACACTGGCCGCAGACAATCTGATCTCCCCGATCATCCTGTTCTTCGCATTGGGCATGGCCGCAGCCTTTGCCCGGTCTGATCTGTCGGTGCCCGAGGCTGTGGCCAAGGGCATGTCGCTCTATCTGTTGTTTGCCATCGGGTTCAAGGGCGGGGCCAGTGTGGCCACCCACGGGCTGGATGCAACGCTGGTCCTGTCGCTGTTTGCGGGTGCGATATTGTCTTTTGTCATTCCATTTTTGGCCTTTGGGATGCTGCGCATGATGACCGGGCTTGGCGTGACCGATGCGGCCGCGGTTGCGGGGCATTACGGGTCCATCTCGATCGTGACCTTTGTCGCTGCAAGTTCGGTGATCACCAGTATCGGGCTGACCAGCGAGGGATATATGGTTGCCGTCGCCGCGATGATGGAGGCGCCCGCAATCCTTTCAGCCCTGTGGCTGATTGCGCGGTTTGGCAAGGCGGGCCAGGGGGGGATGACGCCGGGGCTGATCCGCGAGATTCTGCTGAACGGGTCGATTGTGCTGCTGATCGGGTCTTTCCTGATCGGGCTGATCACCGGGCAGGAGGGGCTGGACCTGATCGCCAGTTTCATCGTTGCGCCGTTTCAGGGGGTATTGTGCCTGTTCCTGCTGGATATGGGTCTGGTCGCGGGCCGGGGCTTGCGGCAGGCCAAGGGGGTTCTGCGCCTGCCGCTGTTTCTGTTCGGCATGCTGATGCCGCTGATCGGCAGCATGTTCGGGCTGGCCGCCGGGTTGCTGATCGGCCTTTCGACGGGCGGTGTGCTGCTGTTCATGACATTGTCGGCATCGGCCTCTTACATCGCAGTGCCGGCCGCCATGCGCGTGGCCCTGCCCGAGGCGAACCCATCGATTTATCTGACCCTGTCGCTTGGGGTGACGTTTCCGTTTAACCTGACCATCGGCATCCCGATCTATCTGGCGATTGCCCGTGCTGTGACCGGAGGTTGA
- a CDS encoding alpha/beta hydrolase yields the protein MLMDDIGRITDVALALPGADGRVALLGHSMASAGVLRQARVDDRVAAVILLSPVSQMTPAELSENVLIISGVWDAVSEAGTQQIMAAQGAEEGAPSGAPGNGQARRAFVAPMAEHVGVLYSGTGMGAARDWLNTSFDREYRSQVAAFGRPVLFTLLGIVLLGIPLARVLPEGRPVPEVPTGAFWTLILVPLILTPLILSLVEIRVFPVLGVDYLALHLAIYGALMLAGLAVEGDLPKQQGWWIGLFLAAYGLLVFGGVLDRYVLSFWPNAERLPILCALLPGAGLLMVADAALLQGGTARLWRFWVARLVFLVSLWGTIALDAERMGVLIILLPVIGVFYLSFGVMGGCVGRRTGSVMGMGLGLGVLLAWVLAVTLPMVSGGT from the coding sequence ATGCTGATGGATGACATCGGGCGTATCACGGATGTGGCTTTGGCCCTGCCGGGCGCGGATGGGCGCGTGGCGCTTCTGGGGCACTCGATGGCGTCTGCCGGTGTTCTGCGGCAGGCGCGGGTCGATGATCGTGTGGCGGCCGTCATCCTGCTATCCCCGGTTTCACAGATGACCCCCGCAGAATTGTCAGAGAATGTGCTGATCATCAGCGGTGTCTGGGATGCCGTATCGGAGGCCGGAACACAGCAGATTATGGCCGCACAGGGTGCAGAAGAGGGGGCGCCTTCGGGCGCGCCGGGCAATGGCCAGGCGCGCCGGGCGTTTGTTGCGCCGATGGCGGAACATGTAGGCGTTTTGTATTCCGGCACGGGCATGGGGGCCGCGCGGGACTGGCTGAATACCAGTTTCGACCGGGAGTATCGCAGCCAGGTGGCGGCGTTTGGCAGGCCTGTTCTGTTCACGCTGCTGGGGATCGTGCTGTTGGGGATCCCGCTGGCAAGGGTGCTGCCCGAGGGGCGGCCTGTGCCCGAGGTGCCGACAGGGGCGTTCTGGACGCTGATCCTTGTGCCATTGATCCTGACACCCTTGATCCTTTCCCTCGTGGAGATACGGGTTTTCCCGGTTCTGGGGGTCGATTATCTGGCCCTGCATCTTGCGATTTACGGGGCCTTGATGCTGGCCGGGCTTGCGGTTGAGGGGGATTTGCCAAAACAACAAGGTTGGTGGATCGGTCTGTTCCTGGCCGCCTATGGGCTGCTTGTTTTCGGCGGTGTGCTTGACCGGTATGTGCTGAGTTTCTGGCCCAATGCCGAGCGTCTGCCAATCCTGTGTGCGCTTCTGCCGGGCGCGGGCCTGTTGATGGTGGCCGATGCGGCCTTGCTGCAGGGGGGAACTGCGCGGCTTTGGCGCTTCTGGGTGGCGCGGCTGGTGTTTCTGGTCTCCCTATGGGGGACGATTGCGCTGGATGCGGAGCGGATGGGCGTTCTGATCATTCTTCTGCCGGTGATCGGGGTTTTCTATCTCAGCTTCGGGGTGATGGGGGGCTGCGTAGGGCGGCGGACCGGGTCGGTCATGGGGATGGGTCTGGGCCTTGGTGTTCTTCTGGCCTGGGTTCTGGCGGTGACGCTGCCCATGGTTTCAGGCGGGACCTGA
- a CDS encoding helix-turn-helix domain-containing protein: MGVQNTQAWYMQAALSSARLPVAGAAPLLRADYFELEAGPLEPVRLPDHCLLIPLQSEPARGVFHRAGQRNRVHLPPGGLIAAPAGADFSCDWHGPVSLLMIRVDPDRIQSFVRGDLRILAIGSHIDDGGVLTDTELHNWALQMKTALAEPGLGQPVLFEALARVFLVTLARRYLITDGAPVAETGGLTSQQYARLLEYIDGRIHQTLRTPDMAQHLGMSDSALGRAVKQSAGVTPQALVMQRRLEVAKTQLRRPGLSLGAIALATGFADQAHLSRSFKAAEGMTPSAYRKQAVSGPKLNGYP, from the coding sequence ATGGGCGTTCAGAATACACAGGCCTGGTATATGCAGGCCGCGCTCAGCTCTGCCCGTTTGCCTGTGGCCGGGGCCGCGCCACTGCTGCGGGCCGATTATTTTGAACTTGAGGCAGGGCCGCTTGAACCGGTGCGCCTGCCGGATCATTGCCTGCTGATCCCGCTGCAATCTGAACCGGCGCGGGGCGTGTTTCACCGTGCCGGGCAACGCAACCGGGTGCATCTGCCCCCGGGCGGGCTGATCGCCGCCCCGGCCGGTGCCGATTTCAGTTGTGACTGGCATGGGCCGGTCAGCCTGCTGATGATCCGGGTTGATCCGGACCGGATACAGTCTTTCGTGCGGGGGGATTTGCGCATTCTGGCCATCGGGTCGCATATCGATGATGGCGGGGTGCTGACGGATACGGAACTGCACAACTGGGCCCTGCAAATGAAGACCGCGCTGGCAGAGCCGGGTCTGGGTCAGCCGGTGCTGTTTGAGGCGCTGGCCCGGGTGTTTCTGGTCACCCTTGCGCGGCGCTATCTGATCACCGATGGCGCCCCGGTTGCCGAGACCGGTGGCCTGACATCGCAACAATATGCGCGTCTTCTTGAATATATCGACGGACGCATTCACCAGACGCTGCGCACGCCCGATATGGCCCAGCATCTTGGCATGTCAGATTCCGCCCTGGGCCGGGCCGTCAAGCAAAGCGCCGGTGTCACGCCCCAGGCCTTGGTCATGCAGCGCCGTCTGGAGGTGGCGAAAACGCAGCTGCGCCGCCCGGGCCTGTCCCTTGGGGCGATTGCCCTGGCCACGGGGTTTGCCGATCAGGCGCATCTGTCGCGCAGCTTCAAGGCGGCGGAAGGCATGACACCCTCGGCCTATCGCAAACAGGCGGTTTCGGGCCCAAAATTGAACGGGTATCCTTGA
- a CDS encoding carbonic anhydrase, with product MHRVKALPDYLMTRYKGWKGTTFVENRDWFRRLAEEGQHPRAMAIACCDSRVAVTSVFGQQIGEIFVHRNIANLVPPFTPDGEHHGTAAAVEFAVKVLKVQHILVLGHSNCGGVRGCIDMCSGTAPELEKQESFIGRWLDVLRVGYDRTRDITDPAARQTALEKEGVQVSLENLLSYPFVAKAVEEDRLSLHGLWVELAEGDLEVFDGTVRRFVKS from the coding sequence ATGCATCGTGTCAAAGCCCTGCCCGACTATTTGATGACCCGCTATAAAGGCTGGAAAGGCACGACATTTGTCGAAAATCGTGACTGGTTTCGGCGGCTGGCCGAAGAGGGGCAACATCCGCGCGCGATGGCGATTGCCTGCTGTGACAGCCGGGTGGCGGTTACCTCGGTCTTCGGTCAGCAGATCGGAGAGATTTTCGTGCATCGCAACATCGCCAATCTGGTGCCGCCCTTTACCCCGGATGGTGAACATCATGGGACGGCGGCGGCAGTGGAATTTGCGGTGAAGGTGCTGAAGGTTCAACATATTCTGGTGCTTGGCCATTCCAATTGCGGCGGGGTCAGGGGCTGTATTGATATGTGTTCCGGCACCGCGCCGGAGCTTGAGAAACAGGAAAGTTTCATCGGTCGCTGGCTGGATGTGTTGCGCGTCGGCTATGACCGCACCCGCGATATCACCGACCCTGCCGCGCGCCAGACCGCGCTGGAAAAGGAAGGGGTTCAGGTCTCGCTGGAGAACCTGTTGAGCTATCCGTTTGTGGCCAAAGCCGTCGAAGAGGACAGATTGAGCCTGCATGGCCTGTGGGTCGAACTGGCCGAGGGCGATCTGGAAGTGTTTGACGGCACCGTCCGCCGGTTCGTGAAAAGCTAG
- a CDS encoding ABC transporter ATP-binding protein: MLTVIDLHKTFATEDGPLPVLNGVSVSMAPGDTLALTGESGSGKSTLLHLIGGLDAADQGQILIDGTELAGLDDAGLARVRRDVVGLIFQQFNLIPSLTVAQNLAFQARLAGRHDARWTAELVERLGLSACLARYPEQLSGGQQQRVAIGRTLAARPRLVLADEPTGNLDETTGDAVLDLLLDLARETGTAILMVTHSTRLAARLARRIHLTKGHLTEAKPDRSAE, encoded by the coding sequence GTGCTGACTGTCATCGACCTCCACAAAACCTTTGCGACCGAAGATGGGCCGCTGCCGGTGCTGAACGGTGTCTCTGTATCCATGGCCCCCGGCGACACCCTGGCGCTGACCGGGGAAAGCGGATCGGGCAAAAGCACGCTTTTGCATCTGATTGGCGGGCTGGATGCCGCCGATCAGGGGCAGATCCTCATCGACGGGACAGAACTGGCCGGTCTGGACGATGCGGGGCTGGCCCGGGTGCGGCGCGATGTGGTGGGTCTGATTTTCCAGCAATTCAACCTGATCCCGTCGCTGACCGTGGCGCAGAACCTTGCGTTTCAGGCGCGGCTTGCGGGCCGTCATGACGCCAGATGGACGGCAGAACTGGTTGAAAGGCTGGGCCTGTCGGCCTGTCTGGCGCGCTACCCTGAACAATTGTCCGGCGGGCAGCAGCAGCGGGTTGCGATCGGGCGCACGCTGGCCGCGCGGCCGCGCCTGGTTCTGGCCGATGAGCCTACGGGAAATCTGGATGAGACAACCGGCGACGCTGTGCTGGACCTTCTGCTGGACCTTGCCCGTGAAACCGGCACCGCCATTCTGATGGTGACCCATTCCACCCGTCTGGCCGCCCGTCTGGCGCGGCGTATTCATCTGACCAAGGGCCACCTGACAGAGGCAAAACCCGACCGGTCCGCCGAATGA
- a CDS encoding lipocalin-like domain-containing protein, with amino-acid sequence MNGKAGLLVLCLMAGPALSQGFAGLGSNADGFAAPAPNPVFSFPADHGSHPEYRIEWWYLTATLSDAAGQEYGIQWTLFRSGLSPEEASGWTPAQLWMGHAGLTTETAHFHAERLARGGIGQAGVTAAPFEAWIDDWAMMSTASEGADALSTLDLTARGAEFSYDLALEATGPLIFQGAGGYSVKSADGRSSYYYSQPFYQVTGTLTLPDGPVEVTGNAWLDREWSSQPLSADQTGWDWFSIRFESGARLMGFALRSAIRPTYTSATWIAPDGTTTAYPDGALVLTPLRNRAVAGRDMPTEWRVELADRDVDIRTTALNPQSWMGTSFPYWEGPIRVTGSHEGRGYLEMTGYE; translated from the coding sequence ATGAACGGTAAAGCAGGCCTCCTTGTGCTGTGTCTGATGGCAGGCCCGGCTTTGTCGCAGGGTTTTGCGGGTCTGGGGAGCAATGCCGACGGCTTTGCCGCACCCGCCCCGAACCCGGTCTTCTCTTTTCCGGCGGATCACGGGTCCCACCCGGAATACCGCATCGAATGGTGGTATCTGACCGCCACTCTCTCTGACGCTGCCGGGCAGGAATATGGCATTCAATGGACGCTGTTCCGCTCTGGCCTCAGCCCGGAAGAGGCCAGCGGCTGGACCCCTGCCCAGCTTTGGATGGGCCATGCCGGCCTGACCACCGAAACCGCCCATTTCCATGCCGAGCGTCTGGCCCGTGGCGGCATCGGGCAGGCCGGTGTCACCGCCGCCCCGTTCGAGGCCTGGATCGACGATTGGGCGATGATGTCAACCGCATCGGAAGGCGCTGATGCCCTTTCAACCCTTGATCTGACCGCACGCGGGGCGGAGTTTTCCTATGATCTGGCGCTGGAGGCCACAGGCCCGCTGATCTTTCAGGGTGCGGGCGGCTATTCGGTGAAATCCGCCGATGGGCGATCCAGCTATTATTATTCGCAACCCTTTTACCAGGTGACCGGCACATTGACCCTGCCGGATGGCCCGGTGGAGGTGACCGGCAATGCCTGGCTGGACCGCGAATGGTCGTCCCAGCCCCTGTCTGCCGATCAGACCGGGTGGGACTGGTTTTCGATCCGGTTTGAAAGCGGCGCGCGGCTGATGGGGTTCGCCCTGCGTTCGGCCATCCGGCCCACCTATACATCCGCCACATGGATCGCCCCAGACGGCACAACCACCGCCTATCCCGATGGCGCGCTGGTGCTGACGCCCTTGCGGAACAGGGCGGTCGCGGGCCGGGACATGCCGACAGAATGGCGTGTGGAACTGGCTGACCGCGATGTCGATATCCGGACCACAGCACTGAACCCGCAAAGCTGGATGGGCACCAGCTTTCCCTATTGGGAAGGGCCGATCCGCGTCACCGGCAGCCATGAGGGGCGCGGATATCTGGAAATGACCGGGTATGAATAG
- the serB gene encoding phosphoserine phosphatase SerB has translation MFTATLFTNPAMYMERALVDSLRNALGGGDILWLAPDRAAEFPIPSCPKNEDQIWHGLQAEGVDLVIQPMEGRRKKLLLADMDSTMICQECIDELAAEAGIGERVAAITARAMNGELEFEEALRSRVGLLKGLDISVIDTVLARRITYMPGGKTLVATMKAHGAHASLVSGGFTAFTTKVAAELGFDDHRANTLLTENRTLSGEVARPILGRDAKVQALHEITAMLNITPAETLAVGDGANDLGMLQLAGTGVALHAKPAVQEQARIRINHGDLTALLYIQGYGADEIVTP, from the coding sequence ATGTTCACCGCCACCCTGTTCACCAATCCCGCAATGTATATGGAGCGCGCGCTGGTCGACAGCCTGCGAAACGCGCTTGGCGGTGGTGACATCCTGTGGCTTGCCCCGGACAGGGCCGCCGAATTTCCCATTCCCAGCTGCCCGAAGAATGAAGATCAGATCTGGCACGGCCTGCAGGCCGAAGGGGTTGATCTGGTGATCCAGCCCATGGAGGGACGGCGCAAGAAACTGCTTCTGGCGGATATGGACAGCACCATGATCTGTCAGGAATGCATTGACGAACTGGCGGCAGAGGCCGGGATCGGGGAGCGTGTCGCGGCGATCACGGCGCGTGCGATGAACGGAGAGCTGGAATTTGAAGAGGCGCTGCGCAGCCGCGTGGGTCTTCTGAAAGGGCTTGATATCTCTGTCATCGACACGGTGCTGGCCCGGCGGATCACATATATGCCCGGCGGCAAAACCCTTGTGGCGACGATGAAGGCCCATGGGGCGCATGCGTCTCTCGTCTCGGGCGGCTTCACTGCGTTCACCACCAAAGTCGCGGCGGAACTTGGCTTTGACGACCATCGCGCCAACACGCTTTTGACCGAAAACAGAACCCTAAGCGGAGAGGTCGCGCGCCCCATTCTGGGCCGTGACGCCAAGGTGCAGGCCCTGCATGAGATCACCGCCATGCTGAACATCACCCCGGCAGAGACCCTTGCGGTCGGCGATGGCGCCAATGATCTTGGCATGCTGCAATTGGCCGGAACCGGCGTTGCGCTCCACGCGAAACCCGCCGTGCAGGAACAGGCCCGCATTCGCATCAATCACGGCGACCTGACCGCCCTTCTGTATATTCAGGGCTATGGCGCTGATGAGATCGTAACGCCGTAA
- a CDS encoding ABC transporter permease codes for MTGPALGTLLSHWRRHPGQCLTLILGLALATALWSGVQAINAEARVSYDRAAAVLGQNQLARLTRPDGTAIPLADYVALRRAGYQVSPVITAELHSPGARLRLLGLDPLTAPAQAQPPALTSGAVSFDAFLTPPGRLLIAPETAERPLPPDLPPLITVNGLAPGMALTDIATAARLSDQSDPSYLLVAPAQPAGLPPLAGAAPGLTLSAPQSGPDPTRLTDSFHLNLTAFGLLAFAVGLFIVHAAIGLAFEQRRSSFRTLRALGLPLGRLVALLMLELTGFALISGLIGIALGYAIAAALLPGVAGTLRGLYGAEISGQLAFQPAWAAAAMGIALIGTVAASAQALLRVARLPLLAPAQPRAWAMASGQTMRAQSGIALALFAAAGLLALFGSGLVAGFACLAGLMIGAALALPSLLTLLLHLSTRLATTAFRAWLLADTRQQLPGLSMALMALLLALAANIGVSTMVGSFRGTFIGWLDQRLASELYVTARTPEEAAALRTALAPETDAILPIISTPARLYDRPGEIYGIADHATYRDNWPLLSAMPDVWADIASGRAALINEQLSRREGLGIGDTVTLRPGWTLPIAGIYSDYGNPEGQAIIGLALFTETFPDLPQLRMAIRIAPDRAPDLAEAIRSRFDLPGGNVINQDQIKQVSLRIFEQTFLVTGALNILTLGVAGFALLTSLLTLAGMRLPQLAPVWVLGQTRATLARAEFTRTVLLTLLTFALSIPVGLALAWVLLTIVNVEAFGWRLPMRLFPGDWLRLGFSALLAGMLAAAWPAWRLARIAPGTLLKVFADER; via the coding sequence ATGACCGGGCCTGCGCTGGGCACACTCCTGTCCCATTGGCGGCGGCATCCGGGGCAATGCCTGACCCTGATACTGGGGCTGGCCCTGGCCACCGCACTTTGGTCGGGGGTGCAGGCGATCAATGCCGAGGCCCGCGTCTCCTATGACCGGGCCGCCGCGGTTCTGGGCCAGAACCAGCTGGCCCGTCTGACCCGGCCCGATGGCACCGCGATCCCACTGGCCGATTATGTGGCCCTGCGCCGGGCCGGGTATCAGGTCTCGCCGGTGATCACGGCCGAGCTGCACAGCCCCGGCGCCCGTCTGCGCCTGCTGGGGCTGGACCCGCTGACCGCACCTGCACAAGCGCAGCCCCCGGCGCTGACCAGCGGCGCGGTCTCATTCGACGCTTTCCTTACACCCCCCGGTCGCCTGCTGATCGCGCCCGAAACCGCAGAGCGCCCGCTGCCCCCCGATCTGCCACCGCTGATCACCGTGAACGGCCTTGCCCCGGGCATGGCGCTGACCGATATCGCCACCGCCGCCCGGCTCAGCGATCAGTCTGATCCGTCTTATCTGCTGGTCGCCCCGGCACAGCCCGCTGGCCTGCCACCACTGGCCGGGGCCGCGCCGGGCCTGACCCTGTCAGCGCCGCAATCAGGCCCCGATCCGACCCGGCTGACCGACAGTTTCCACCTGAACCTCACCGCTTTCGGGCTGCTGGCCTTTGCGGTCGGGTTGTTCATCGTGCATGCCGCCATCGGTCTGGCGTTTGAACAGCGCCGCAGCAGTTTTCGCACCCTGCGTGCGCTTGGTCTGCCGCTTGGCCGGCTTGTGGCCCTGCTGATGCTGGAACTGACCGGGTTTGCCCTGATCTCGGGGCTGATTGGCATCGCCCTGGGCTATGCCATCGCCGCAGCCCTTCTGCCCGGCGTGGCAGGCACATTGCGAGGCCTCTACGGGGCCGAGATTTCGGGGCAATTGGCCTTTCAGCCCGCCTGGGCCGCCGCCGCCATGGGCATCGCCCTGATCGGCACGGTAGCGGCCTCGGCACAGGCATTGCTGCGTGTCGCACGCCTGCCGCTTCTGGCCCCGGCCCAGCCCCGCGCCTGGGCCATGGCATCGGGCCAGACCATGCGCGCACAATCCGGGATTGCCCTCGCGCTTTTCGCGGCGGCGGGGCTTCTTGCGCTTTTCGGCAGCGGGCTGGTCGCCGGGTTTGCCTGTCTGGCGGGCCTGATGATCGGGGCGGCGCTGGCACTGCCTTCGCTTCTGACCCTGCTGCTGCATCTCAGCACCCGGCTGGCGACCACAGCTTTCCGCGCATGGCTTCTGGCCGATACCAGGCAGCAGCTTCCCGGCCTGTCCATGGCCCTGATGGCGCTGCTGCTGGCGCTGGCCGCGAATATCGGTGTCTCGACCATGGTCGGCTCTTTCCGCGGCACCTTCATCGGCTGGCTGGATCAACGTCTGGCGTCCGAGCTTTACGTCACCGCCCGCACGCCGGAGGAGGCCGCAGCCCTTCGGACCGCCCTGGCCCCCGAGACCGATGCCATCCTGCCCATCATCTCAACCCCTGCCCGGCTTTATGATCGCCCCGGAGAGATTTATGGCATCGCCGATCATGCGACATATCGTGACAACTGGCCGCTTCTGTCCGCCATGCCTGATGTCTGGGCCGATATTGCCAGCGGGCGGGCCGCATTGATCAACGAACAACTGTCCCGGCGCGAGGGGCTGGGCATCGGCGACACCGTCACCCTGCGCCCGGGCTGGACCCTGCCTATCGCGGGCATCTATTCCGATTACGGCAACCCGGAAGGTCAGGCGATCATCGGGTTGGCACTTTTCACCGAAACCTTCCCCGATCTGCCACAGCTGCGCATGGCGATCCGCATCGCCCCTGACCGCGCCCCCGATCTGGCCGAGGCGATCCGGAGCCGGTTTGATCTGCCCGGCGGGAATGTGATCAATCAGGACCAGATCAAACAGGTCTCGCTGCGCATCTTTGAACAGACATTCCTGGTCACCGGCGCGCTGAATATCCTGACCCTCGGGGTGGCCGGGTTTGCGCTTCTGACCAGCCTTCTGACGCTGGCGGGCATGCGGCTGCCGCAGCTTGCGCCGGTCTGGGTGCTGGGCCAGACCCGCGCCACACTGGCCCGGGCCGAGTTTACCCGCACCGTGCTGTTGACGCTTCTGACCTTCGCATTGTCCATCCCCGTCGGTCTGGCCCTTGCCTGGGTTCTTCTGACGATCGTCAATGTGGAGGCCTTTGGCTGGCGCCTGCCGATGCGGCTTTTCCCCGGCGACTGGCTGCGCCTTGGGTTTTCTGCCTTGCTGGCCGGAATGCTGGCCGCCGCCTGGCCTGCCTGGCGTCTGGCCCGCATCGCACCGGGCACCCTTCTCAAGGTCTTTGCCGATGAACGGTAA